ATTATGCGATGTAGCCAAATCTTCTTTGGATCGCGCATTGCTGAAAGTAAAAGCAGGTGCAAGTCTGAGCCAGATCGGCAAGGCAGTGGAGCGCGAGGCGAAAGATCATGGTTTACATGTCATCAAAAACTTAACAGGCCATGGTATCGGTACGTCTCTTCACGAAGAACCGCAGCATATTTTGAATTATTATGATCCTTGGGATAAAGAGCTGCTGAAGGAAGGAATGGTTCTGGCGGTCGAGCCGTTTATTTCGCAGAAAGCTGAGCACGTGATTGAGCTGGATGACGGCTGGACATTTGTTACGCCTGACAAATCGCTTGTAGCACAAATTGAACACACAATTGTTGTTACGAAAGATCAGCCAATAATTCTGACGAAGCTGGATTGATGATTATGGGTATGTGCGGATATTCCGCGCATGCCCATTTTTTTCAGGAAATAGCAGACTGCACCATTGATTAACAGCCATCCTTGTTGCTGAACTGAATGCCGCAGCGTGAATGAATTGAAATAAAAAGACTGAAGAACATCTCCATTGTACTGGATGATGTCTTCAGCCGCTGCACATTGTCATGCGGACAATGTGCTTTTTATTATTTCTTTTTCTTTACTTTTGGTTTTGATTTCTTTGGGGCAGCTTTTTTCATTTCATCCAAAGTTTTTGAATTACCTTCTATCAGCCGGCCGTTATACCAAACTTTCTGTATAGTCTCGATTCCTTTTGATACTTTGCGGTAATCGCGTTCTTCGGGATATGAAAGTAGTGTTAGAACTTCCCCGTCTGCTCCTGCGCGGCCTGTTCTGCCGGACCGGTGCAGATATTGTT
The Sporosarcina sp. P33 genome window above contains:
- the map gene encoding type I methionyl aminopeptidase, with product MIVKNDEQLEGLRAIGKIVAEIRETLKDAAVPGITTKELDEMAGRLFSEKGAVSAPIDQYDFPGYTCISVNHQVAHGIPGSYEIKDGDLVNIDVSGSRDGYFADTGISFVAGTPDEQKQKLCDVAKSSLDRALLKVKAGASLSQIGKAVEREAKDHGLHVIKNLTGHGIGTSLHEEPQHILNYYDPWDKELLKEGMVLAVEPFISQKAEHVIELDDGWTFVTPDKSLVAQIEHTIVVTKDQPIILTKLD